The following proteins are co-located in the Pyrococcus abyssi GE5 genome:
- a CDS encoding ribose-phosphate diphosphokinase, which yields MFVIGSGAKHLEEEISRHGNLINVEIKKFPDGEKYVRVLERGKEAIVIQSTYHPQDENLIEALLLGDALSEAGFKKLKIVIPYLAYSRQDRVTKEGEPISVRAIMKMLGLYYDELYVFDIHNPKTLEHFPGIAKNIYPAEAIANYFKDKLGEGLILAPDKGALERAKRVAEVLGLEYSHFEKERISPTEVRMKPVDVDVNGKNVLIVDDIISTGGTMIKAANILRELGAKEIFVVATHGVFAEGAIERVSKAVNELAVTNTIPTEVSKISIVDYIVKLGEKE from the coding sequence TTGTTCGTTATCGGAAGTGGAGCAAAACATCTGGAAGAAGAAATTTCTAGACATGGCAATTTGATAAACGTTGAGATAAAGAAGTTCCCAGATGGAGAAAAATACGTCAGAGTTTTGGAAAGAGGGAAAGAAGCAATTGTAATCCAATCAACGTACCATCCCCAGGATGAGAATTTAATTGAGGCCCTCCTCTTGGGGGATGCCCTTAGCGAGGCTGGATTCAAAAAATTAAAGATCGTTATCCCATACCTTGCCTATTCCAGGCAGGACAGGGTAACCAAAGAGGGAGAACCAATCAGTGTAAGGGCAATAATGAAGATGCTCGGGCTCTATTACGATGAGCTCTACGTATTTGACATTCACAATCCCAAAACCCTAGAACACTTCCCAGGAATTGCAAAAAACATATACCCCGCGGAAGCGATAGCGAACTACTTCAAGGATAAGCTTGGCGAAGGTCTCATTTTAGCTCCCGACAAAGGAGCCCTTGAGAGAGCGAAAAGAGTTGCTGAAGTTTTAGGCTTAGAGTACAGCCACTTCGAGAAGGAGAGAATATCTCCAACTGAAGTTAGAATGAAGCCCGTAGATGTTGATGTAAATGGAAAAAACGTCCTAATAGTGGATGACATAATAAGCACGGGCGGGACAATGATAAAAGCCGCCAATATACTCAGAGAACTCGGAGCGAAAGAAATATTCGTTGTGGCAACCCACGGGGTCTTTGCTGAGGGGGCAATTGAGAGAGTTAGCAAAGCTGTGAATGAGCTCGCGGTAACCAATACAATCCCAACCGAAGTTTCAAAGATAAGCATCGTTGATTACATAGTCAAGCTGGGTGAGAAAGAATGA
- the glmU gene encoding bifunctional sugar-1-phosphate nucleotidylyltransferase/acetyltransferase has translation MKAVVLAAGKGERLRPLTDDRPKPILKVANKPIIEYILENLDPFVDEFIIIVKYMKEKIIETLGDEFHGKPITYVSQVEEEGTAKAIYSAKDYIEEEEFFAINGDIYFEQEAIRGLLHVYKKTKANAALVVKKFDDLSQLGMVKTEGGYVREIVEKPGNVGGLANLGIYIFNPDVFEFIERTQESERGEYEITDTINLMISDGRKVAYFEYSGFWSDIGRPWDLLEVNEYILKTKLKHDIRGTVEEGATIIPPVEIGEGTVVRSGSYIIGPVKIGKNCRIGPNCFIRPYTSIGDNCHIGNAVEIKNSIIMDNSNAPHLNYVGDSIVGENTNLGAGTITANLRHDNRTIKVEIKGKLEDSGRRKLGAIIGHNVKTGINVTIYPGRKIGSGALVGPGVIVDKNIPPNVLVVAKQEKIVKEI, from the coding sequence ATGAAAGCAGTTGTTCTTGCGGCTGGGAAAGGAGAGAGATTAAGGCCACTAACCGATGATAGGCCAAAACCGATCTTGAAAGTCGCCAATAAACCCATAATTGAGTACATACTTGAGAACCTAGACCCATTCGTTGATGAGTTCATTATAATCGTGAAATACATGAAGGAGAAGATAATTGAAACTCTTGGTGATGAATTCCACGGAAAACCCATAACGTACGTTTCCCAAGTTGAGGAAGAGGGAACGGCAAAGGCCATTTATTCTGCAAAAGATTACATTGAAGAGGAGGAGTTCTTCGCGATAAATGGAGATATATACTTCGAACAGGAAGCAATAAGGGGATTGCTCCACGTTTATAAGAAAACAAAAGCTAATGCAGCACTCGTTGTCAAGAAGTTTGATGATCTATCTCAGCTCGGGATGGTAAAAACCGAAGGAGGTTATGTAAGGGAAATAGTTGAGAAACCTGGGAACGTTGGTGGGTTGGCGAACTTGGGAATTTACATATTCAATCCAGACGTTTTCGAGTTTATCGAACGAACCCAGGAAAGCGAGAGGGGAGAATATGAAATAACAGATACCATAAACCTAATGATTAGTGATGGAAGGAAAGTTGCGTACTTTGAATACTCCGGCTTCTGGAGTGACATTGGAAGACCTTGGGATCTTTTGGAGGTCAATGAGTACATACTCAAGACCAAACTTAAGCATGACATCAGGGGGACTGTTGAGGAAGGGGCTACTATAATCCCACCGGTGGAGATCGGAGAGGGAACTGTGGTAAGGTCAGGAAGTTACATAATTGGGCCGGTTAAGATTGGAAAGAACTGTAGAATTGGGCCCAACTGCTTCATAAGACCCTACACGAGCATAGGGGACAACTGCCACATTGGTAATGCCGTTGAGATTAAGAACTCGATAATCATGGATAATTCAAATGCTCCCCATCTTAACTATGTTGGCGATTCAATCGTGGGGGAGAACACAAACCTAGGGGCTGGAACCATAACGGCAAACCTTAGACACGACAACAGAACGATAAAGGTTGAAATAAAAGGTAAACTCGAAGATTCGGGAAGAAGGAAGCTAGGAGCCATAATAGGCCACAACGTTAAGACTGGTATAAACGTTACCATATACCCAGGAAGGAAAATAGGAAGCGGAGCCTTAGTCGGGCCGGGAGTGATAGTGGACAAGAACATTCCACCTAACGTCTTGGTCGTTGCAAAGCAAGAAAAGATAGTGAAGGAGATATGA
- a CDS encoding DUF835 domain-containing protein, giving the protein MITDLVPYLNLLSRLILFISSSYKAVKTRDSGWIILSFAFLLPILDIEEFILAPLNVEVKENNILNVIPNFYYAILFTMAGTLIRYRRITAKTSMIIGSTLLIAQILMFGNATKAINTLVVSIIAYLGYGLSMVYLGFVLISHSRGTIETLFPIGTIGVGLLNLTYPITSNIPILSTSFFTLAAIFRFMAAIGAIKMIILIPEEPRKSKRTKGLQPGAYWTESKKGALELISQSNPVIITRRNPLDINFPAAIYWITKAKEGKIRENVYAISPTKIDILIDLINRAFEMGYKTLYIDCLEYLALENGTNATLKFLYTIKDIITKHNGVILLALNPKTFEEREVKMIEKEFKKI; this is encoded by the coding sequence ATGATCACGGATTTAGTTCCTTACTTAAATCTTCTTTCGAGATTAATACTCTTCATATCTTCCTCATATAAGGCCGTCAAGACTAGGGATAGTGGTTGGATAATTCTCTCCTTTGCGTTTCTGTTACCAATATTAGACATAGAGGAGTTCATACTTGCCCCTTTAAATGTTGAGGTTAAGGAGAACAATATATTAAATGTTATTCCAAATTTCTACTATGCTATCCTATTTACAATGGCCGGAACACTAATTCGATACCGGAGGATTACCGCTAAAACATCCATGATAATTGGTTCAACACTTCTCATAGCGCAAATTTTAATGTTTGGCAATGCAACTAAAGCAATTAACACCTTAGTAGTCTCCATAATCGCATATTTAGGCTATGGACTCTCAATGGTTTACCTGGGATTCGTTCTTATATCACACAGTAGAGGTACGATAGAAACTCTCTTCCCCATAGGGACAATTGGGGTGGGGCTACTAAATTTGACATACCCTATAACAAGTAATATACCAATTCTCTCAACATCCTTCTTCACACTTGCAGCTATTTTCAGGTTTATGGCAGCGATAGGGGCAATCAAAATGATCATACTAATTCCCGAAGAACCCAGGAAAAGTAAACGGACAAAAGGATTGCAACCAGGTGCGTATTGGACCGAAAGTAAAAAAGGAGCATTGGAGTTGATTTCCCAATCAAATCCAGTGATCATAACCAGAAGAAATCCACTAGATATAAACTTTCCAGCAGCCATATATTGGATAACAAAGGCTAAAGAAGGCAAAATTCGAGAAAACGTATACGCAATTTCACCAACCAAGATAGACATTCTCATAGATTTGATAAATAGGGCGTTTGAAATGGGGTACAAAACATTATACATCGATTGTCTGGAGTATCTAGCCCTTGAAAATGGAACTAACGCTACGTTGAAGTTTTTATATACAATCAAGGACATAATTACAAAACACAACGGAGTGATATTACTAGCTCTCAATCCTAAAACATTTGAAGAACGAGAAGTTAAGATGATTGAAAAGGAATTTAAGAAAATTTAA
- a CDS encoding acetate--CoA ligase family protein, producing MTRPELDFLFYPRSVAVIGASHVPGKVGNAILRSLVNGFNGKIYAVNVKGGEIEVNGKKFKVYRSVKEIPDEVDVAVIAVPAKFVPDVIDECGEKGVKGVVVISAGFKEAGRADLEEELVKRARKWGIRVVGPNCLGVTNIENGFDCNFNPPERQARPKFGPIAFMSQSGAFGAAILDWAARHEVGMSKFISLGNMADLDESDFMLYLKDDPKTKVITAYIEGVKDGRKFFNAAKETTKVKPVIILKAGRTEAGAKAAASHTGSLAGSYKIYEAAFKQSGVLMAKSMRQLFNYAKALAMQNPAKGDRVAIVTNGGGAGVMMSDGLLEHGLKLAEFTEETKEKFRKAIEEGKLPEHMSYRNPVDVIGDAPSSRYEVAIRYVLEDPNVDIVVVIALFQSPALDEGIVDVMGRVKEYGKPIVFVAPGGEFPEAMARRIEKVGIPVFETVEDGVDAVYALVSYGKYLSEL from the coding sequence ATGACGAGACCAGAGCTCGATTTTCTGTTCTATCCAAGGAGCGTTGCAGTGATTGGAGCATCGCATGTGCCTGGTAAAGTTGGAAATGCAATCCTTAGATCACTAGTCAATGGATTTAACGGGAAGATTTACGCTGTAAACGTCAAAGGAGGAGAAATTGAAGTCAATGGAAAGAAGTTCAAAGTCTATAGGAGCGTTAAGGAAATTCCAGATGAAGTGGACGTTGCGGTAATCGCCGTTCCAGCCAAGTTCGTCCCAGACGTTATAGATGAGTGCGGGGAGAAGGGAGTTAAAGGCGTTGTAGTTATATCTGCAGGATTCAAAGAGGCTGGAAGGGCTGATCTAGAGGAAGAGCTAGTCAAAAGGGCTAGGAAATGGGGAATTAGAGTCGTTGGGCCAAATTGTTTGGGAGTAACTAACATAGAGAACGGTTTTGACTGTAACTTTAACCCACCTGAGAGGCAGGCGAGGCCTAAGTTTGGTCCAATAGCATTCATGAGCCAAAGCGGTGCGTTTGGAGCCGCAATACTTGATTGGGCCGCTAGGCATGAGGTGGGAATGAGTAAATTCATAAGCCTAGGTAACATGGCTGACCTTGACGAGAGCGACTTCATGCTATACCTCAAGGATGATCCAAAGACGAAGGTTATAACAGCCTACATAGAGGGAGTTAAGGACGGTAGAAAGTTCTTCAACGCGGCTAAAGAAACTACAAAAGTCAAGCCTGTTATTATACTTAAGGCTGGAAGAACGGAGGCCGGAGCTAAGGCCGCTGCATCTCACACAGGTTCCCTCGCTGGAAGCTACAAGATTTATGAGGCTGCATTCAAGCAATCTGGTGTTTTAATGGCCAAGAGTATGAGGCAGCTCTTTAACTACGCTAAGGCATTGGCAATGCAGAACCCTGCAAAAGGTGACAGGGTCGCGATAGTAACCAATGGAGGCGGAGCTGGAGTGATGATGAGTGATGGTTTGCTTGAGCACGGTCTTAAACTTGCAGAGTTCACCGAAGAAACAAAGGAGAAGTTCAGAAAGGCCATTGAAGAAGGAAAATTGCCTGAGCACATGAGCTATAGGAACCCGGTTGATGTCATAGGGGACGCGCCTTCCTCGAGATATGAAGTTGCTATAAGGTACGTCCTTGAGGATCCAAACGTTGACATAGTTGTCGTAATAGCCCTATTCCAGAGCCCAGCATTGGACGAGGGTATAGTTGATGTTATGGGGAGGGTTAAGGAGTACGGAAAGCCAATAGTGTTCGTTGCCCCAGGAGGAGAATTCCCAGAGGCAATGGCTAGGAGAATAGAAAAGGTTGGGATTCCAGTATTTGAGACCGTCGAAGATGGCGTCGACGCAGTTTATGCCCTAGTTTCGTATGGAAAATATCTTTCTGAGCTTTAA
- a CDS encoding ArsR/SmtB family transcription factor, whose amino-acid sequence MKILELLRDHPMSVSELAERLGKDKSTVYRHIKALEKAGLVEVVERIGNETLYGRVAYIFLIAVGSDKESEEFREAYLAEGIAKLVEVLERAGVKIKDRKRFEDIVKKVFEGIEDESQKILSRLTNSSFDEVTLVHLLNLLTFLHSHKYLKESKELSELLDI is encoded by the coding sequence ATGAAGATACTTGAATTACTTAGAGATCATCCTATGTCAGTTTCTGAATTGGCTGAAAGGCTAGGAAAGGATAAGTCCACGGTTTACAGGCATATCAAAGCTTTGGAGAAAGCGGGGTTAGTAGAGGTCGTTGAGAGGATAGGCAACGAGACACTCTACGGTAGGGTCGCTTATATCTTCCTAATAGCTGTAGGTTCTGACAAGGAGTCCGAGGAGTTCAGGGAAGCGTACTTAGCTGAGGGGATAGCAAAGCTTGTCGAAGTCTTGGAGAGGGCTGGAGTTAAAATTAAGGATAGAAAGAGGTTCGAGGATATTGTAAAGAAGGTTTTCGAGGGCATAGAAGATGAATCGCAAAAGATTTTGAGCAGGCTTACTAATTCCTCTTTTGATGAAGTTACCCTAGTTCACCTCTTAAATCTATTAACTTTCTTACATTCCCATAAGTACCTTAAAGAGTCGAAGGAGTTGAGTGAGCTGTTGGATATTTAA
- a CDS encoding DUF211 domain-containing protein, producing the protein MAKGIRLLVLDVLKPHQPLVTELALGLSELEGVEGVNITLVEIDKETENIKVTIMGDNLNYEEIVRTIEEFGGVVHSIDMVAAGKKIVEEEETPQDKLEE; encoded by the coding sequence ATGGCAAAGGGGATTAGGTTGTTGGTTTTAGACGTTTTAAAGCCTCATCAACCTCTCGTTACGGAACTTGCCTTAGGGTTGAGTGAGCTTGAGGGAGTTGAAGGTGTAAATATAACGCTTGTTGAGATAGACAAGGAGACCGAGAACATAAAGGTTACAATAATGGGGGACAATTTGAACTATGAGGAGATAGTGAGAACCATTGAGGAGTTTGGGGGCGTTGTTCACAGTATAGACATGGTTGCCGCTGGAAAGAAGATAGTTGAAGAAGAAGAGACGCCCCAGGATAAGCTGGAGGAGTGA
- a CDS encoding winged helix-turn-helix domain-containing protein codes for MARKVKVITDPEVIKVMLEDTRRAILKLLRNREMTISQLSEILGKTPQTIYHHIEKLKEAGLVEVKRTEMKGNLVEKYYGRTADVFYINLYLGDEELRYIARSRLKTKIDIFKRLGYKFEEEELLDVMDKMSQKEFDATVRVSKQIEEMEDALKEFSNEDIIHAIEWLSTAELSRDEEYMSLLKKLGEILKR; via the coding sequence ATGGCTAGGAAGGTCAAAGTTATCACAGATCCAGAGGTTATTAAGGTAATGCTCGAGGACACAAGGAGGGCAATATTAAAGCTACTCAGAAATAGGGAGATGACGATATCGCAACTTAGTGAAATCTTGGGAAAAACGCCACAAACAATATACCACCACATAGAAAAGCTGAAAGAAGCTGGTCTTGTTGAAGTCAAGAGGACAGAGATGAAGGGCAATCTAGTGGAAAAGTACTATGGCAGAACTGCCGATGTGTTCTACATAAATCTATACCTAGGGGACGAGGAGCTTAGGTACATTGCAAGGTCTAGGCTTAAAACTAAAATTGATATTTTCAAGAGGCTAGGGTACAAGTTTGAGGAAGAGGAGTTACTTGATGTAATGGATAAGATGTCTCAAAAGGAGTTCGACGCTACCGTTAGGGTTTCTAAACAAATTGAAGAAATGGAAGATGCCCTAAAGGAGTTCTCAAATGAAGATATAATACACGCCATTGAATGGCTTTCAACTGCCGAGCTATCTAGAGATGAGGAGTATATGTCATTACTTAAGAAGCTTGGAGAAATACTGAAGCGGTGA
- a CDS encoding GNAT family N-acetyltransferase, whose translation MDDVKIERLKRLNEDVLEDLIEVYMRGYEGLEEYGGEGRDYARDYIKWCWKKAPDGFFVAKVGDRIVGFIVCDRDWYSRYEGKIVGAIHEFVVDKGWQGKGIGKKLLTKCLEFLGKYNDTIELWVGEKNFGAMRLYEKFGFKKVGKSGIWIRMVRRQSL comes from the coding sequence ATGGATGATGTGAAAATTGAGAGGCTTAAAAGGTTAAATGAAGATGTGCTTGAAGATCTCATAGAGGTATACATGAGGGGATATGAAGGGTTAGAGGAGTATGGTGGAGAGGGGAGGGACTACGCTAGGGATTATATAAAGTGGTGCTGGAAGAAAGCTCCAGATGGATTTTTCGTTGCGAAAGTTGGAGACAGAATCGTTGGGTTCATAGTTTGCGATAGGGATTGGTACAGTAGGTACGAGGGTAAGATAGTTGGCGCTATTCATGAGTTCGTCGTCGATAAGGGCTGGCAGGGAAAGGGGATTGGGAAAAAACTACTTACAAAGTGCCTTGAGTTTTTAGGAAAGTACAATGACACGATTGAACTGTGGGTCGGGGAGAAGAACTTCGGGGCGATGAGGCTTTATGAAAAGTTCGGATTTAAGAAGGTAGGTAAAAGTGGGATATGGATTAGGATGGTTAGAAGACAAAGTTTATAA
- a CDS encoding HD domain-containing protein, giving the protein MSCETILRKYFKDIPGIILEACRLSKEKLGEGSHGFSHTLRVLALSLCIGAREGGNLEVIALSAILHDIARPLEDMGTIKDHAKVGAEIARKFLETFKYGKIDEVCHAIEAHRFSGKTRPRTLEAKILSDADKLDALGAIGIARVFMYSGEKGRSIQDSIKHFEEKILRLKDMMYTKTAKEIAERRYRIVEEFIKELKREIMEC; this is encoded by the coding sequence ATGAGTTGTGAAACCATACTAAGGAAGTACTTTAAGGACATCCCAGGGATTATACTCGAGGCATGTAGGCTCTCAAAAGAGAAACTTGGAGAGGGAAGCCATGGATTCTCACACACTTTAAGGGTTTTAGCCCTATCCCTTTGTATAGGGGCCAGAGAGGGAGGTAACTTAGAAGTTATAGCGCTCTCGGCAATTCTGCATGATATTGCGAGGCCTCTAGAGGATATGGGAACCATTAAAGACCATGCAAAGGTTGGAGCGGAAATCGCAAGGAAATTCCTTGAGACGTTTAAATACGGTAAAATTGATGAAGTCTGCCATGCAATAGAAGCTCACAGGTTTTCAGGTAAAACAAGGCCCAGGACTCTTGAAGCCAAGATTCTAAGCGATGCCGATAAGCTAGATGCCCTAGGTGCAATCGGGATAGCAAGGGTCTTCATGTATTCGGGAGAGAAGGGCCGTTCAATTCAAGACTCCATAAAACATTTTGAAGAGAAAATTCTAAGGCTAAAGGATATGATGTACACTAAAACCGCCAAGGAGATAGCTGAGAGGAGATATAGAATCGTTGAAGAGTTCATAAAGGAATTGAAAAGGGAGATCATGGAATGTTAA